The following proteins come from a genomic window of Anabas testudineus chromosome 3, fAnaTes1.2, whole genome shotgun sequence:
- the LOC113174080 gene encoding cell cycle exit and neuronal differentiation protein 1-like isoform X2: MVVQHTRDKKDVLTSDTAVVHHPSVILTFSTQLLDRQHRADHIKTPPDQTTPLSESMEAKAKSGASAPKAASKSDKKEPAPSRKADPAPAAPEPEHPPPQDGAAEAEGAAAGDETATSGTDSLEHLKPFLIGGAVIAAGAILLGVLLLARRN; encoded by the exons ATGGTGGTCCAGCATACACGGGATAAAAag GACGTTCTGACTTCAGACACTGCTGTGGTTCATCATCCATCTGTTATTCTTACATTCTCTACACAGCTGTTGGACAG GCAGCACAGAGCCGATCATATAAAGACTCCTCCTGACCAGACCACACCTCTGTCCGAGTCCATGGAAGCCAAAGCCAAGTCTGGGGCTTCAGCACCCAAGGCAGCATCAAAATCAGATAAAAAGGAGCCAGCACCCTCACGCAAGGCTGACCCTGCTCCTGCAGCCCCCGAGCCCGAGCATCCACCTCCCCAGGATGGGGCAGCAGAAGCTGAAGGAGCAGCGGCGGGCGATGAGACTGCCACCTCCGGCACAGACTCTCTGGAACACCTGAAACCTTTTCTCATTGGTGGTGCTGTTATTGCTGCAGGAGCCATATTGCTAGGAGTGTTGCTGCTGGCAAGGAGAAATTAA
- the LOC113174080 gene encoding cell cycle exit and neuronal differentiation protein 1-like isoform X1 codes for MVVQHTRDKKCPPSLRCLSFSYIQDVLTSDTAVVHHPSVILTFSTQLLDRQHRADHIKTPPDQTTPLSESMEAKAKSGASAPKAASKSDKKEPAPSRKADPAPAAPEPEHPPPQDGAAEAEGAAAGDETATSGTDSLEHLKPFLIGGAVIAAGAILLGVLLLARRN; via the exons ATGGTGGTCCAGCATACACGGGATAAAAag tgtcctccatctctccgCTGTCTCTCATTTTCTTATATTCAGGACGTTCTGACTTCAGACACTGCTGTGGTTCATCATCCATCTGTTATTCTTACATTCTCTACACAGCTGTTGGACAG GCAGCACAGAGCCGATCATATAAAGACTCCTCCTGACCAGACCACACCTCTGTCCGAGTCCATGGAAGCCAAAGCCAAGTCTGGGGCTTCAGCACCCAAGGCAGCATCAAAATCAGATAAAAAGGAGCCAGCACCCTCACGCAAGGCTGACCCTGCTCCTGCAGCCCCCGAGCCCGAGCATCCACCTCCCCAGGATGGGGCAGCAGAAGCTGAAGGAGCAGCGGCGGGCGATGAGACTGCCACCTCCGGCACAGACTCTCTGGAACACCTGAAACCTTTTCTCATTGGTGGTGCTGTTATTGCTGCAGGAGCCATATTGCTAGGAGTGTTGCTGCTGGCAAGGAGAAATTAA
- the LOC113174080 gene encoding cell cycle exit and neuronal differentiation protein 1-like isoform X3 yields the protein MTHAVYSERTVSRQRTRLNLYVTAPGFSFSRVQVRQHRADHIKTPPDQTTPLSESMEAKAKSGASAPKAASKSDKKEPAPSRKADPAPAAPEPEHPPPQDGAAEAEGAAAGDETATSGTDSLEHLKPFLIGGAVIAAGAILLGVLLLARRN from the exons ATGACTCATGCAGTTTACAGTGAGAGAACAGTGAGTAGACAGAGGACGAGATTAAATCTTTATGTTACTGCACCTGGATTCAGCTTCTCTAGGGTTCAAG TAAGGCAGCACAGAGCCGATCATATAAAGACTCCTCCTGACCAGACCACACCTCTGTCCGAGTCCATGGAAGCCAAAGCCAAGTCTGGGGCTTCAGCACCCAAGGCAGCATCAAAATCAGATAAAAAGGAGCCAGCACCCTCACGCAAGGCTGACCCTGCTCCTGCAGCCCCCGAGCCCGAGCATCCACCTCCCCAGGATGGGGCAGCAGAAGCTGAAGGAGCAGCGGCGGGCGATGAGACTGCCACCTCCGGCACAGACTCTCTGGAACACCTGAAACCTTTTCTCATTGGTGGTGCTGTTATTGCTGCAGGAGCCATATTGCTAGGAGTGTTGCTGCTGGCAAGGAGAAATTAA